A DNA window from Arachis hypogaea cultivar Tifrunner chromosome 18, arahy.Tifrunner.gnm2.J5K5, whole genome shotgun sequence contains the following coding sequences:
- the LOC112772825 gene encoding N6-mAMP deaminase, translating to MEWWMSMPKVELHAHLNGSIRGSTLLELARALWDKGLIDFSQVEHVILKNDHMTVTRIANEVVEDFASEKFVYLELRTTPKKNDSQGMSKRSYVEAVLEGIRSVSSVDVALIPYTEDPRNLLDPLHAATNDKCNGNSRKKIFVRLLLSVDRRETTEATMETVKLALEMRHLGVVGIDLSGNPKVGEWYLNLSRTLA from the exons atggagtgGTGGATGTCAATGCCAAAGGTGGAACTCCATGCTCACCTCAATGGATCCATCAGAGGCTCCACTCTCCT AGAACTCGCTAGAGCTTTGTGGGACAAGGGTCTAATAGATTTTTCTCAAGTGGAGCATGTTATCCTTAAAA ATGATCACATGACTGTTACAAGAATTGCGAATGAA GTTGTTGAAGATTTCGCATCAGAAAAGTTTGTCTATCTCGAATTGAGAACCACCCCAAAG AAAAATGATTCCCAAGGAATGAGCAAACGTTCTTATGTTGAAGCTGTATTGGAAGGGATAAGATCTGTCAGCTCGGTTGATGTGGCTTTAATTCCTTATACTGAGGATCCTAGAAATCTTTTAGATCCTCTGCACGCAGCTACAAATGATAAATGTAATGGAAATAGTAGGAAGAAAATCTTTGTTAGGCTTCTCTTGAGTGTTGATCGTAGGGAGACAACAGAAGCAACTATGGAAACT GTCAAACTGGCACTGGAAATGAGGCATTTGGGGGTGGTTGGAATTGACCTATCTGGGAATCCAAAGGTTGGCGAATGGTATCTCAATCTATCAAGGACTCTAGCGTAG